gagttttatgtttttaatggtttttgaaaagaagtaATTTTAAATTGACCAAATGACTGATACATTTTTTTGCAACTTGCATCTTTTGCCTTTTATGTTAAAAGACCTATAAATAACCTTGTTATAACTGATCATGTTTTGTGGCCTCTCCTAGTAGAATTAATTTGTATTGCtttgaatataaaagatattacCTGAAGGaccatatatattaaatgtattttatgtcATAAATGTTGAAAAGGCAAATTGATACATTAATTTGCATGTAGAAAATCTAATTGAAAAGTCGTATTTGATAAGCTTCAGGAGggacatattataaatgtaaatattcctGTTTGCctgtttttcattatgtttttaaactaaaattctATACAGTTTACATATTAAAGTATGCAAGAAAACTTGACATAAACCATATGCAGTTATTTTGATGCCTAAGAAGCTAGGCAATGTGCATGATAAGTCTTTACCTTTGACCGTCTTTCCTTATCATTTCTGTTTATATATTCATGACCACCCTCTTTATAGACTAGAGGTTACAGTACACAGTAACCAATTCATATACACCTAAGAGCTATATGCATGTATGCAAGTAGTTATAACTAGTATTTTATAGTAACTTCAGTTACATCAATGTTATCAATACTGTCAAACAATGAAAGGACGTcacaaaatatatcataatcatatgtttcaaaatatgttatacaattatttctttttctttttcagaatggAAATAAAAATTGGTTACAAGGTAGAGCTAATGCCAATAATGTAGATTTAAATCGTAACTTCCCAAAGCTTAATGCCATCGCTTACGAAAATGAGAGAACTGGAGGAAAGAACAATCACATGGAACCATATCAAGTAGCACTGGACACACCAGGGGTAAACATATATTTCTCAATCATAGTTGTACAACTATAAGACACTTAATCAAAGTGTATGTCAAAGTTGAGTTAAAAAGACAGGCAATTTTCTTCAATTAGTTTTAACAAAGAAACAATCTGAGGGTTTATTTCTATCAAGGCAATCatttaatagaccactttcgagttcatccgtcaccggaaaaaactcgtcaattatacgcgcctttattaCCGTTatctgtgcgtttaggggcgtcgtcacttcccttccaatgttgagcgagtggttggaaaattataattctatattgtacgaattattcggcaaattgaattctgaaaatagacaatcaacactgctgtcattagggaattgtcagtaagtacctacagagcaaccattatttctagtttatcctgcacaaagacgatcactaagacgcttgatgaacgtaaatagtgcagggatacaggcgagcccctctatctggtaaatgacgtcataaaggcgtgcataattgacgagtttttgccggtggcggatgaactcgaaagtggtctattagcCAAATATCCAGAAAACTTAGAGCTAAGATATCCTCATTGGAATTACCTTTAGATTGAATATCAGTTTTAACATTCTATCATGTGACATTTtctatgaaataaatttgaggtaaatgaaatattcaaacaaaacactaaatatTGTGTTTAGTTAGCAATATGTaagttatgtaaaaatatatacagagaGATCATGATTTTGCTTTATATTCTTCATATATATTAGAtggaaaataatacaaaaatatcacaACTCAATGACTGAAGACAgggttttatttatttgatggtTTGTGCTTCTTTATAATTGTTGCTTTCCTTTGACTTTTAAAGTACAgctgtttcaaataaaaaatcaatgaatgataaatatgaaaataatgtgaTACTTTACCTGTTTACAGCTGCAACCTGAAACTAAGGCTGTGATGATCTGGTTACATGAGATTCCATTTGTACTCTCATCTAACTTACATGGTGGTGATTTAGTGGCTAACTATCCATATGATGCCACCAAAGACAAATCTGCACATCATTATACTAAAACTCCAGATGATGAAACTTTCAGGTAAAGTTTGCTattgtttgtttacaaatgtaAATCTTTTATTGGTTTCTTCAATACTATTTAGTCATATGTCTAGTGTGAGGTTTAACATAAAAATTAGTCCACTCTCAATAGCCTAAAGTATTTTATAAGAACTTGAAATATAGTCTTTGCAGCATATTAGAGAATCTGATACTCTGCCATTGGCAAGGATGAGGGTAATTTGTGTTCCAAGATTAAAGGTATAGGTATCAGATGGGTATGAAATGAGGATGCATCAAAATCGGGACAAAATTACATCAACATCAAAGTCTGCAAATTTGAGCAAAACTACTATtaaatgatgtacatgtacaagtaaaagatgcaattatatcataaataaagtcaaatattttCGCACTGCAAATACCTATCATCTGTGTTGATCTTTTCACAATTTTAGattatggtacatgtatttatatgcaTACCCCTGTATTGATGTATATTTCTTATTCAGaattctacattttatatatttaagtaaTATATGTTCGGTTTTACAGTATGACTCTAGAATTTAACTTACAACACTGATCTATTCCTTGCAGGTTTTTAGCAGAATCTTATTCTCTGTATCACACAGAAATGGCCAAGAAGAATCGTACACCATGTGATATGTCAGGTGATGATTTGTTCCCAGAAGGAATTACTAATGGAGCTAACTGGTACTCAGTCCCTGGAGGTAAGAAGACTTTTTTTCTCTGCATCAATCTGTTTTGTATTGGTATCTCTAATGGAAATACTTTAACATGCACATATTTTCTACaggcattttaaaaatattatgtctAGTAAAAAGTGGATGTAAATGTTGGATTGATTAAAAGAATAAATCAGTTGTTTAAAATACTGACCATGTTAAACAATCTCCTTTATGTATACTAGAAGATGTGGAttgatagccaatgagacaactatccaccaaatttcaaataagaTGGATGTTAGCAATTATAGTTTATCATTCAGCATTCAACAATGATAAAACCTACTGTTCGGTCATGTTTATctacaattaaattttttatgcCCCAGCAGTAGGAGAGGGGGCATTAAtttttacccttgtctgtccATACCAATGTCTTTAAgttggtttccattctctatctttagtttgcctcaagcaaatgttatgaaaattatacacaatgcttattaccacaaaacacagttcaaattttaattttggtggCTTCACTTCAACAGTCTAGAGATATGCCCCTTTtgtaaaggaaaaaaatcacaccaaacagcaagctataaagggccccaaaaattactagtttaaaaccattcaaacaagaaaactaacagtctaatctataatctgatctaactttagtttgcctcgaTCGTTCTGatcatgcatgaaatatttggcaaccaacaatcaatcaatcaatcaatagttGACCTCAACTAAAtgtaatgaaacttatacacaatgcttattaccacaaaacacagatcaagtttgaattctGATTGTGTCACTTTAACTGTCCTAGAGTtgtgcccctttacaaatgaaaaattgctgaatttttcttttttgttccctaactttagtttgcctcaactaaatgtaatgaaacttatacacaatgcttataaccaaACAAGacaaatcaagtttgaattttggtggtgtcactttaCCATTTTAGAGTTATACCCTTTACAAATGGCAAAAAATCAGTAATTTTTTGTTTCCGTTCTCTtacttatacacaatacttaaTAATTACATATTACCAAAAAACTCCAAATTTAGAAAGCGTCATTTTCACAGCTCATCAGTTATGTCCCTATATAactttatattatatgtaagcAGGGGCATTATCTGTTCCCCATTCTccatttatttagaaataaactaGCTGTTGTAATTAGTTCGAGATAACAATCactgtttaacattttgattttgtttttttttaggaatgCAAGATTACAATCTCCTTGAGACAAATTGTTTTGAGATCACATTAGAGTTAGGCTGTGACAAGTTCCCAGAACCTGAGAAGGAGGAAGAATACTGGCATCAAAACAAAGAGGCACTTATCAACTACATGCTTCAGGTACAAACTTATCTTTCTTTGGGTACTTGAATAACCATTTGTTACCtaaatattataaacaacaattttaatctAGTGAGTATTTAAACAGTTGATTTAgagtaataaatataaaactaaggagatgtggttccaatgagacaactatccactaaatGAATTTGATGTAAGCTATAATAGTCAACTGTAAAGCTTTCAACACTGAAAAACAAACCTACTGTAGAGACAACTTTTAAAATCCAgaacatgaaaaatgtgaaacaattcaagtGCTAAAATGGCCTAATGTATAAGAATACAattttcagaagaaaacaatatGACTGAAATACAGGCTTCTATTAACTTAGGAAGGCACATGCAgtgttaaacatatttgtttagctTTCTTGAACTCAGCCTTATcataaattcttaaaaaaaaattcagtttcTAATTGTGTTGGCCaagttttaattctttttttaaatgtaggtGCATGATGGAGTGAAAGGTATTGTTACAGATGCAGAGACTGGTGAACCAATCAGAAATGCCTCAGTGAAGGTGTACAAAGTGGCCAGTGGAGGGGATGATTTCAAGTACATCAATCATGATATTACTACTAGTAAGTGCGATTATAAATAGCTCAACATAGTAAACAGAAATTGCAATTTGCTGCTTTTACCTTAAGCAAAAGCATGTATATGTAAGGCTATTAGTGGGGATAGTGTGTTTAGGTTGAGTGACACGATTTCTTGCAGacttttttatatgacaattGGACAACCAATGTCTAATCTTTAGTTTCTCCTTCTTGTATCTCTGAAGTTAAAATCCCGAAAATTTTGGATTTGATTTACAAAGTTTAACAACATTGCTTGGGTTGTTGAGTCTTCAATATGTTCATAGATTTTGACCTAAACCCTTTACCCTATctaatgatttgatttgattctCTTTATCAGACAAGGATGGTGACTACTACAGACTATTGATTGATGGAAAGTATAGACTGGAGGTAGTAAAGGAGGGTTATCTCCCCATGGAAGAATTTGTTGAAGTTCAAAATAAGCCAATGACTGAAGCTGTAGTTAGGGACTTTCAACTGACACCAGATAATGGAAACATGGAGCCAAAAATCCAAGGTGGTGATGCTGCATTTGATAACAGGGTAAGTGTATGCAGTCAAGGTAGGCTGTTATTAAGCACTTCAAATAATTAACTTATGATATGGTAATACATCTAAGGAGTCTGGCAGCTTCTTATAAagaactagaacacacccgtgatctcacgggtccgtgactgaattaaagtatataactatgcgcaagccttattttagtattagtattgtcatctgataaagtcatgtcgattataagatacacggcagttttctctgctttcaaatctttctgtttgaacccgtcgaactggaacttatcaattattggtaatatttattatttggaaaacaataggtcctggaatggagtcaacagcattgtcctatattagttataaataaagttaaattcttTGTTTCAcagttttacgtcatgcccactaacaaatggaaaactgtacctattttaagtccagatttttagtattcgtattgttatcttagaaagtcttactgattaaaatactacaataggtaacaatttgacaatttagtagtgtcaaccttgtgattatgacccgtatatatagcatattaatcctgaaaacaccgtttggtggtgcgcctgtcagatgcggaacgtacagataaggtaataagtAACAGGtgatactattggtatcggtatcggactcgacccggaacttcttaattattggcaattttaattacgtggaaaacaaaagggcctggagtggtgtaatttttaatctacacctttgtactatattagttatatataaagttgaattctgtgattcgtcgttttaacgtgatgacggctgataaattggacctcgtaattttagtattatagatatgtcAATTTCACACAACATTGACTTGGTTAATTTAGCATGAGATCTTTGATATATTTAGTAAGTATATTATTGATTTTGACATAGGCTGACTGCTTCAAACTTAACGTAGGTCCCATTAAAAACTTGCTTCATTGATTATTGTAAAgcttctaataaaaaaattccGTTTGTAGTTGTTTAGTTTTTTACTTTCATAATActgtatttcattgttataaagAAACCTTTTGATGaaacacaatatttttaagGCTTGTATGCAAAACATTCTGCTCAGTGAATATAAACTCTTTAAGAAGGGAATATCATATAATATACCCTGTTTGAGACCAGAATAtcatataattttcatttatttttcttaataattaTGGAATAAATTTACTGATAAACCATTGTCTTTACTGACATAG
The genomic region above belongs to Mytilus trossulus isolate FHL-02 chromosome 7, PNRI_Mtr1.1.1.hap1, whole genome shotgun sequence and contains:
- the LOC134725314 gene encoding carboxypeptidase D-like — its product is MVNIVHLLVFIPAICYGGTQVSKPFSFFEFGNHDFHSLRRVLKAAHENAPDISKEYSLKKKSVNGLDLAVIEFSKTPGKHIPGVPEFKYVGNMHGNEVVGREVLLALVSLLSENKDNDPRISWLIEHTRIHIMPSMNPDGYETANGLERDENGNKNWLQGRANANNVDLNRNFPKLNAIAYENERTGGKNNHMEPYQVALDTPGLQPETKAVMIWLHEIPFVLSSNLHGGDLVANYPYDATKDKSAHHYTKTPDDETFRFLAESYSLYHTEMAKKNRTPCDMSGDDLFPEGITNGANWYSVPGGMQDYNLLETNCFEITLELGCDKFPEPEKEEEYWHQNKEALINYMLQVHDGVKGIVTDAETGEPIRNASVKVYKVASGGDDFKYINHDITTNKDGDYYRLLIDGKYRLEVVKEGYLPMEEFVEVQNKPMTEAVVRDFQLTPDNGNMEPKIQGGDAAFDNRAYYGEYPAEEYDVDRLRELILRYFGRRYQ